In a genomic window of Mycolicibacter heraklionensis:
- a CDS encoding putative bifunctional diguanylate cyclase/phosphodiesterase gives MATTPSTAAAVSERVLQTLVEQLNVDAGFLRHNDHEIRASKLVAEWPPRTDPPNPDPLAVVSFTTADPVFTTCAHGKRVAVIRPEPDESGYVRQMAKDHAVESLSVATAPLISGPVTIGMLGLVKFRRPKWRPEELNTIEAIASLFAQLQARVAAEERLRYLADHDDLTGLHNRRALVAHLSERLAAGSPGPVGVFYIDLDRLKPINDYLGHAAGDWFIQDFARRLRAYAGNRTMAARIGGDEFVVIPDWPMSMASAETFADRLQGALRERVEIQGHTVNSTVSVGVTVGLPGEDTSAGLLHRADEAVLAAKRGGGNQTVSSTDDMSLKSLFRKDIELHMQGKIDDESLLLYYQPEVDLWSGAIVAVEALVRWRHPTRGLLLPSSFISIAESANLADDLGRWVMRTACAEFSGWQANGVRTNATLRINVSPVQLAARGFVQNVVETINEFGLRPGSLCLEITERAVVQNIESTRRTLAELREAGVQIAIDDFGTGYAVLSHLKDLPVDTLKIDTVFVRELGVNPGDLAIVRAIIALAEAFGLQVVAEGVETSAAALTLMRHGCHRAQGFLFSRPVPGPAAEAMLASRWMAMPFLADSQALVI, from the coding sequence ATGGCCACCACGCCGTCGACGGCTGCCGCGGTCAGTGAACGCGTGCTGCAGACGCTGGTGGAGCAGCTCAACGTCGATGCGGGGTTCCTGCGCCACAACGATCACGAGATCAGGGCCTCCAAGCTGGTGGCCGAATGGCCGCCGCGCACCGACCCGCCGAACCCCGACCCGCTGGCCGTCGTCTCGTTCACCACCGCCGATCCGGTCTTCACCACCTGCGCGCACGGCAAGCGGGTGGCGGTCATCCGGCCCGAGCCGGACGAGTCCGGTTATGTGCGCCAGATGGCGAAAGACCATGCCGTCGAATCGCTGTCGGTGGCCACCGCGCCGCTGATCTCCGGCCCGGTGACCATCGGCATGCTGGGACTGGTCAAGTTCCGCCGACCCAAGTGGCGTCCCGAAGAACTCAACACGATCGAGGCGATCGCCTCGCTGTTCGCCCAGTTGCAGGCCCGCGTCGCGGCCGAGGAGCGGCTGCGCTATCTGGCCGACCACGACGACCTGACCGGCCTGCACAATCGTCGGGCGCTGGTCGCCCACCTCTCCGAGCGACTCGCCGCCGGCAGTCCCGGACCGGTCGGTGTCTTCTACATCGACCTCGACCGGCTCAAGCCCATCAACGACTACCTCGGTCACGCCGCCGGCGACTGGTTCATCCAGGACTTCGCCCGGCGGCTGCGTGCGTACGCCGGGAACCGGACCATGGCGGCCCGGATCGGCGGGGACGAGTTCGTCGTCATCCCGGACTGGCCGATGTCGATGGCCAGCGCTGAGACGTTCGCCGACCGGCTGCAGGGCGCCCTGCGCGAGCGGGTGGAGATCCAGGGCCACACGGTCAACAGCACGGTCAGCGTGGGCGTGACGGTGGGGCTGCCCGGGGAGGACACCAGCGCCGGCCTGCTGCACCGCGCCGACGAGGCCGTCCTGGCCGCGAAACGCGGCGGCGGCAACCAGACCGTCAGCTCCACCGACGACATGTCGTTGAAGAGCTTGTTCCGCAAGGACATCGAACTGCACATGCAGGGCAAGATCGACGACGAGTCGTTGCTGTTGTACTACCAGCCCGAGGTCGATCTGTGGAGTGGCGCCATCGTCGCGGTGGAGGCGCTGGTCCGCTGGCGGCATCCCACCCGCGGGTTGCTGTTGCCGAGTTCGTTCATCAGCATCGCCGAATCCGCCAACCTGGCCGATGATCTGGGCCGGTGGGTGATGCGCACCGCGTGCGCGGAATTCAGCGGTTGGCAGGCCAACGGCGTGCGGACCAACGCCACTCTGCGTATCAACGTCTCGCCGGTCCAGCTGGCCGCCCGCGGTTTCGTCCAGAACGTGGTGGAAACCATCAACGAGTTCGGCCTGCGCCCCGGCTCGCTGTGCCTGGAGATCACCGAGCGGGCGGTGGTGCAGAACATCGAGAGCACCCGTAGGACCCTAGCGGAACTGCGCGAAGCCGGGGTGCAGATCGCCATCGACGACTTCGGCACCGGTTACGCCGTCCTGTCACACCTGAAGGATCTGCCGGTCGACACCCTGAAGATCGACACCGTGTTCGTGCGTGAATTGGGCGTCAACCCCGGCGATCTCGCGATCGTACGAGCGATCATCGCGCTTGCCGAGGCATTCGGCCTGCAGGTGGTGGCCGAGGGTGTGGAAACCTCAGCGGCCGCGCTCACCTTGATGCGGCACGGTTGTCACCGCGCGCAGGGGTTCCTGTTCTCCCGGCCGGTGCCGGGTCCCGCCGCCGAAGCGATGCTGGCGTCACGCTGGATGGCGATGCCTTTCCTAGCCGACAGCCAGGCTTTGGTGATCTGA
- a CDS encoding energy-coupling factor transporter transmembrane component T family protein produces MHRLWAGTKLIVVFGISVLLTFYPGWVTIGAVALLVLSAARIARIPRGALPSVPRWLWVLLLVGGGTAAMSGGDPAGLGGLLYFLRITALSIVLLGLGAMVSWTTNVAEIAPAVATLGRPLRLLRIPVDEWAVTLALALRAFPMLVDEFRVLYAARRLRPRSRPRTRRQRRRRWAREAIDLITAAITVTLRRADEMGDAITARGGIGQISASPARPGLSDLIALVLVVVICGAAVAVELSAL; encoded by the coding sequence ATGCACCGACTGTGGGCCGGCACGAAGCTGATCGTGGTCTTCGGCATCTCGGTGCTGCTGACCTTCTATCCCGGCTGGGTGACGATCGGCGCGGTGGCACTGCTGGTGCTCAGCGCGGCCAGGATCGCCCGCATCCCTCGGGGCGCGCTGCCCTCGGTGCCGCGCTGGCTGTGGGTGTTGCTGTTGGTCGGCGGCGGCACCGCGGCCATGTCCGGCGGCGACCCGGCCGGCCTGGGTGGGCTGCTGTACTTCCTGCGGATCACCGCGCTGTCGATCGTGCTGCTGGGGCTGGGCGCGATGGTGTCGTGGACCACCAATGTCGCGGAGATCGCTCCCGCGGTGGCCACGCTGGGGCGTCCGCTGCGGCTGCTTCGAATTCCCGTCGACGAGTGGGCGGTGACGCTGGCGCTGGCACTGCGCGCCTTCCCGATGCTGGTCGATGAGTTCCGGGTGCTCTATGCCGCGCGGCGGCTGCGGCCTCGGTCCCGGCCGCGCACCCGTCGGCAACGTCGGCGCCGCTGGGCGCGCGAGGCGATCGATCTGATCACGGCCGCCATCACCGTGACGCTTCGCCGGGCTGACGAGATGGGGGACGCGATCACCGCTCGTGGTGGCATCGGCCAGATCTCCGCGTCGCCGGCGCGGCCGGGGTTGTCCGACCTGATTGCCCTGGTGCTGGTGGTCGTGATCTGCGGCGCGGCGGTGGCTGTCGAACTGTCGGCGCTCTAA
- a CDS encoding ATP-binding cassette domain-containing protein produces MRPVETAQAAVMAALCAATAIIAVVVPFAAGLALLGTVPMGLLAYRYRIRVLIAATVAAATIAFLIAGMGGFMTVVNSAYIGGLTGVIKRHRRGLPTVVVASAVAGGLFGTAMVLALTVLSRLRHLIFDAITANVHGVAAALSRVPLPEFQRAAQDLNGFLGALLRYWQWLILAQMTVSVMIVSLLGWWALSRVLDRLRGVPDVHKLDLPVETGPVAPVPVRLDQVRFRYPHSDHDALGPVSLEVRAGEHVAITGANGSGKTTLMLLLAGRAPTAGTVERPGAVGLGAPGGTAVVMQHPESQVLGTRVADDVVWGLPPGTSTDVERLLAEVGLSGFAERDTGGLSGGELQRLAVAAALAREPALLIADEVTSMVDPQGREALLGVLSELAGCSDRRCTSLVHITHYNDEAGSADRTIDLSGSRDNTAMVETAAAPAASGGDAPRRVGPPVLELSGVGHEYGSGTPWAKTALRDITFSVDEGDGLLIHGGNGSGKSTLAWIMAGLTTPTTGSCLLGGRPADQQVGAVALSFQAARLQLMRSYVGLEVASAAGFSPRDHARVSAALAAVGLDGALAGRRIDQLSGGQMRRLVLAGLLARSPRALILDEPLAGLDAASRDGLLRLLEDLRRESGLTVVVISHDFAGLGELCPRTLHLHNGVLVPAPAGAA; encoded by the coding sequence ATGCGGCCCGTCGAGACTGCGCAGGCCGCCGTGATGGCGGCGCTGTGCGCGGCGACGGCGATCATCGCGGTCGTGGTGCCCTTCGCCGCCGGTTTGGCGCTGCTCGGCACGGTGCCGATGGGGCTGTTGGCCTACCGCTACCGGATCCGCGTGTTGATCGCCGCCACCGTCGCGGCCGCGACCATCGCGTTTCTGATCGCCGGCATGGGCGGCTTCATGACGGTGGTCAACAGCGCCTACATCGGCGGGCTGACCGGCGTCATCAAACGCCATCGCCGTGGCCTGCCCACCGTGGTCGTGGCCTCTGCGGTGGCCGGCGGCCTCTTCGGCACCGCCATGGTGCTGGCGCTGACCGTGCTGTCACGGCTGCGCCATCTGATCTTCGACGCGATCACCGCCAACGTGCACGGGGTCGCGGCCGCCCTGTCGCGTGTCCCGCTGCCGGAATTCCAGCGGGCCGCCCAGGATCTGAACGGATTTCTCGGTGCGCTGCTGCGCTACTGGCAGTGGCTCATCCTGGCGCAGATGACCGTCAGCGTCATGATCGTCTCGCTGCTCGGCTGGTGGGCGCTGTCGCGGGTACTCGACCGGCTGCGCGGGGTGCCCGACGTGCACAAACTGGACCTACCGGTCGAGACCGGCCCGGTGGCGCCGGTCCCGGTCCGGCTGGATCAGGTGCGGTTCCGTTACCCGCACTCCGACCATGACGCCCTAGGACCGGTAAGCCTGGAAGTACGCGCCGGCGAACACGTCGCGATCACCGGCGCCAATGGATCGGGCAAGACCACCTTGATGCTGTTGCTGGCCGGGCGGGCACCCACCGCGGGCACCGTCGAGCGCCCCGGCGCAGTGGGGCTTGGTGCACCCGGGGGCACCGCGGTGGTCATGCAGCATCCGGAGAGCCAGGTGCTGGGCACCCGGGTCGCCGACGATGTGGTGTGGGGCCTGCCGCCGGGGACCAGCACCGACGTCGAGCGGCTCCTCGCCGAGGTCGGCCTGTCGGGTTTCGCCGAGCGCGACACCGGCGGTCTGTCCGGCGGGGAACTGCAGCGGTTGGCGGTCGCGGCGGCGCTGGCCCGCGAGCCCGCGCTGCTGATCGCCGACGAGGTCACCAGCATGGTCGACCCGCAAGGGCGCGAGGCGCTGCTGGGGGTGCTGTCGGAGCTGGCCGGGTGTTCGGATCGGCGTTGCACGTCCTTGGTGCACATCACCCACTACAACGACGAGGCCGGCAGCGCCGACCGGACCATCGACCTGTCCGGGTCCCGTGACAACACCGCCATGGTGGAGACCGCCGCGGCACCCGCCGCGTCCGGCGGAGACGCACCGCGACGCGTCGGTCCGCCGGTGCTCGAGTTATCCGGTGTGGGGCACGAATACGGCAGCGGCACGCCGTGGGCCAAGACCGCGCTGCGTGACATCACCTTCAGCGTCGACGAAGGCGACGGCTTGTTGATCCATGGTGGCAATGGCTCAGGCAAGTCCACCCTGGCGTGGATCATGGCCGGCCTGACGACTCCGACCACCGGCAGCTGCCTGCTCGGGGGCCGGCCCGCCGACCAGCAGGTGGGGGCCGTCGCGCTGTCCTTCCAGGCGGCCCGGTTACAGCTGATGCGCAGCTACGTCGGTTTGGAGGTGGCCTCTGCTGCCGGCTTTTCGCCGCGTGACCACGCCAGGGTCAGCGCCGCACTGGCGGCCGTCGGCCTGGACGGGGCGCTGGCCGGCCGGCGCATCGACCAACTCAGCGGCGGCCAGATGCGTCGCCTGGTGCTGGCCGGCCTGTTGGCCCGGTCTCCGCGAGCGTTGATCCTCGACGAGCCGCTGGCCGGCCTCGACGCCGCCAGCCGGGACGGCTTGCTGCGACTGCTGGAGGACCTGCGGAGGGAGAGCGGTCTGACGGTGGTGGTCATCTCGCACGACTTCGCCGGCCTCGGCGAGTTGTGCCCGCGGACCCTGCACTTACACAACGGTGTACTGGTGCCGGCGCCGGCAGGTGCGGCGTGA
- a CDS encoding MarR family winged helix-turn-helix transcriptional regulator, giving the protein MVAPAQASLGADLLSVVSRLNRLATQRVALPIPGAQARLLSTIEDLDVARISDLAAVDHCSQPTMTTQVRRLEDAGLTTRTPDPLDARAVLIRITDKGVETMARVRQDRAAALDPELDRLSPEDRRTLADAVEVLHRFLAEAAPTRPVR; this is encoded by the coding sequence ATGGTAGCCCCCGCCCAAGCCAGCCTCGGAGCCGATTTGCTCAGCGTTGTCTCCCGGCTCAATCGGCTCGCCACCCAGCGAGTCGCGCTTCCGATCCCGGGGGCACAAGCTCGACTGTTGTCCACTATCGAGGACCTGGACGTGGCCCGGATCTCCGACCTGGCCGCGGTGGACCACTGCTCCCAGCCGACGATGACGACCCAGGTACGCCGACTCGAGGACGCGGGCCTGACCACCCGCACGCCCGACCCGCTCGACGCCCGCGCCGTGCTGATCCGGATCACCGACAAGGGCGTCGAGACGATGGCCCGGGTCCGCCAGGACCGGGCGGCGGCGCTCGATCCGGAACTGGACCGTCTGTCGCCCGAAGACCGCCGGACACTCGCCGACGCGGTTGAGGTGCTCCACCGATTCCTCGCCGAGGCTGCCCCGACCCGTCCCGTCCGCTAG